In Acidimicrobiales bacterium, a single genomic region encodes these proteins:
- a CDS encoding DUF6049 family protein — MAAPAEAQRSPSGRIALASQRSWIGDGNTFVLRVDVDRIRSPQDLQLTATVHAAVTSRSQFARTVHGSLLGRRVARSTVPLRFDAAGAVPVVFSLPGAPDNVGAEPLPDLAHGVYPVAVSLHERGGPAIDSFTTHLVRVPSATDLPPLSVAWVLPLSAQPGLQPDGTTDLPGEDRRRLADVASALAGVSGAAVTLAPTPETLEALRTLGDEEALDDLRTTIDQGGQVIARSYVDLSLGTLLDPALADMVGAQRSHGIDIVDDLLGVRPDPRTFVTLDSLDDDDVTRLRRTGVDQLVVAEDELEPLPARVTAGLTLARPFLVEAGRGRRVVAAAAESGLAAHFSDGDDQVLAAHHLIADLAVIFGDRPGQVRGVVVHPPRDWEPDPTFLATVLTSISSIPTLAPVTVDELLADVTVLEDGGDAVVRQLTTGGAPSPGTGRDELDRLRRSVESLVTMTGRANPDVELLDQLLLVAESQRLDADRRHAYVTASRGRLGDVLDRIQVLDRGSYRLTAREGTIPLTLRNHNPYPVTVVLGLASDKLEFTEGDALGDNRSRLHRELTLEPGNTAVSLQVRTRTSGDFPLRIELRSVDGGLDVGGSRVTIRSTVASGVGVVLSVGAGLFLLVWWARHWRTARRDQRLVDPTADETA, encoded by the coding sequence GTGGCCGCTCCCGCCGAAGCCCAGCGCTCGCCGTCCGGCCGGATCGCCCTCGCCTCCCAGCGGTCGTGGATCGGCGACGGCAACACCTTCGTGCTGCGGGTCGACGTCGACCGCATCCGATCCCCCCAGGACCTCCAGCTCACCGCCACCGTCCACGCCGCGGTCACGTCCCGATCACAGTTCGCCCGCACGGTCCATGGGTCGCTCCTCGGCAGGAGGGTCGCTCGGTCGACGGTGCCCCTCCGCTTCGACGCCGCTGGCGCCGTCCCCGTGGTCTTCTCGCTCCCCGGGGCGCCCGACAACGTCGGCGCCGAGCCCCTCCCCGACCTCGCCCACGGCGTCTACCCGGTGGCGGTGTCGCTCCACGAGCGCGGTGGACCGGCGATCGACTCCTTCACGACCCACCTCGTCCGGGTCCCCTCCGCCACCGACCTCCCGCCGCTCTCGGTCGCCTGGGTGCTCCCCCTCTCGGCCCAACCGGGGCTCCAGCCCGACGGCACCACCGACCTGCCCGGCGAGGACCGGCGGCGACTCGCTGACGTGGCGAGCGCCCTGGCCGGGGTCAGCGGGGCAGCAGTCACCCTCGCCCCGACCCCCGAGACGCTCGAGGCGCTGCGCACCCTCGGCGACGAGGAAGCCCTCGACGACCTCCGGACGACGATCGACCAGGGCGGCCAGGTGATCGCCCGGTCGTACGTGGACCTCTCCCTCGGGACCCTGCTCGACCCCGCCCTCGCCGACATGGTCGGCGCCCAGCGCAGCCACGGGATCGACATCGTCGACGACCTTCTCGGCGTGCGGCCCGACCCCCGCACCTTCGTCACCCTCGACTCGCTGGATGACGACGACGTGACCCGCCTCCGGCGCACGGGCGTCGACCAGCTCGTCGTGGCCGAAGACGAGCTGGAACCGCTGCCGGCTCGGGTGACAGCCGGGTTGACCCTCGCCCGCCCCTTCCTCGTCGAGGCCGGCCGAGGCCGCCGCGTCGTCGCCGCTGCTGCCGAGTCCGGCCTCGCCGCCCACTTCTCCGACGGCGACGACCAAGTCCTCGCCGCCCACCACCTCATCGCCGACCTCGCAGTGATCTTCGGTGACCGGCCAGGGCAGGTCCGTGGGGTCGTGGTGCACCCACCGCGGGACTGGGAGCCCGATCCGACGTTCCTCGCCACCGTCCTGACGAGCATCTCTTCCATCCCGACCCTCGCACCCGTCACCGTCGACGAGCTGCTGGCCGACGTCACCGTGCTCGAGGATGGGGGCGACGCGGTGGTCCGGCAGCTCACGACCGGTGGCGCACCGTCGCCCGGTACGGGGCGCGACGAGCTCGACCGTCTCCGTCGGTCGGTCGAGTCGCTCGTGACGATGACCGGGAGGGCCAACCCCGACGTGGAGCTCCTCGACCAGCTCCTCCTCGTCGCCGAGTCTCAGCGGCTCGACGCCGACCGACGGCACGCCTACGTCACCGCCAGCCGTGGCCGCCTCGGCGACGTCCTCGACCGGATCCAGGTGCTCGACCGCGGCAGCTACCGCCTCACCGCACGGGAAGGCACCATCCCCTTGACGCTCCGCAACCACAACCCGTACCCGGTGACCGTGGTCCTCGGACTGGCGAGCGACAAGCTCGAGTTCACCGAAGGAGACGCGCTCGGCGACAACCGGTCCCGCCTGCACCGCGAGCTCACCCTCGAGCCGGGGAACACCGCGGTCTCGCTCCAGGTCCGTACCCGCACCTCCGGTGACTTCCCGCTGCGCATCGAGCTGCGCTCGGTCGACGGCGGCCTCGACGTGGGTGGCAGCCGGGTCACCATCCGCTCCACCGTCGCCTCTGGCGTGGGGGTGGTCCTGTCCGTCGGTGCCGGCCTCTTCCTCCTCGTCTGGTGGGCCCGGCACTGGCGGACCGCCCGGCGCGACCAGCGGTTGGTGGACCCGACGGCCGACGAGACGGCGTGA
- a CDS encoding histone deacetylase: MRLLLSTSERFADHDNGRGHPERPARLDAVLAGIATAGVDDALIRVVPRPATRSELELAHPPDFLDALARFCEAGGGAIDADTVAVPASWDAAVLAAGAGPDAVERLDRGEADAAFCVVRPPGHHAMPTRAMGFCLVNNIAVTAGVLAERGERVLVLDWDAHHGNGTQAVFYADPRVLYVSLHEFPLFPFTGRLGDTGVGEGAGTTLNLPMPAGLTGDVALAALDEVVAPVVEGFAPTWLLVSAGFDGHRADPLTGLGLSSGDFADLTRRSLSFAPPGRRIAFLEGGYDLQALADSAGAFAAALTGADHRPEAATSGGPGRHVVDAAVTALAAR, from the coding sequence TTGCGACTGCTGCTCTCGACCTCCGAGCGCTTCGCCGACCACGACAACGGTCGAGGCCACCCCGAGCGGCCCGCTCGCCTCGACGCGGTCCTGGCGGGCATCGCCACCGCCGGCGTCGACGACGCCCTCATCCGGGTCGTGCCCCGCCCCGCCACCCGGTCCGAGCTCGAGCTCGCCCACCCGCCGGACTTCCTGGACGCCTTGGCCCGGTTCTGCGAGGCGGGTGGCGGCGCCATCGACGCCGACACCGTGGCGGTCCCGGCGTCGTGGGACGCCGCCGTGCTCGCCGCCGGCGCCGGCCCCGACGCCGTCGAGCGCCTCGACCGGGGCGAGGCCGACGCGGCCTTCTGCGTGGTGCGCCCCCCCGGCCACCACGCCATGCCCACCCGGGCGATGGGCTTCTGCCTGGTCAACAACATCGCCGTGACCGCCGGGGTCCTCGCCGAGCGGGGCGAGCGGGTGCTGGTGCTCGACTGGGACGCTCACCACGGCAATGGGACCCAGGCGGTGTTCTACGCCGACCCGCGCGTCCTCTACGTGTCGCTGCACGAGTTCCCGCTCTTCCCCTTCACCGGCCGGCTGGGCGACACCGGGGTCGGTGAGGGCGCGGGCACGACCCTCAACCTCCCGATGCCAGCGGGCCTCACCGGCGATGTCGCGCTGGCCGCCCTCGACGAGGTGGTGGCGCCGGTGGTGGAGGGCTTCGCCCCGACCTGGCTCCTGGTGTCGGCCGGCTTCGACGGCCACCGGGCCGACCCCCTCACCGGCCTCGGGCTCTCGAGTGGCGACTTCGCCGACCTGACCCGCCGCTCGCTCTCGTTCGCCCCGCCGGGCCGACGCATCGCCTTCCTCGAGGGCGGCTACGACCTCCAGGCGCTCGCCGACTCGGCAGGCGCCTTCGCGGCGGCGTTGACCGGGGCCGACCACCGCCCGGAGGCGGCAACGTCGGGGGGCCCGGGACGCCACGTGGTCGACGCCGCCGTCACCGCGCTGGCCGCCCGCTGA
- a CDS encoding class I SAM-dependent methyltransferase has product MPTDNAAAWDRHSAAYQEGADLATDVVHYGPDIATEAELRLCGTVSGKRVLELGCGGAQCSIAFAKQGANAVGVDFSAEQLAFARRLVEREEVKVELHHGDLADLAFIRGDQIDLAFSAYAFGFVEDLDRVFRQVHRVLKPEAPLVFSLPHPAYDMIDDQSDPALLVRRSYFDHSPIDYEWGGVAFTDYRHTVGDLFTSLGRANFRVDTILEPEPLPGGPRSQHWHDAFRYVPRTLIMRARKQGI; this is encoded by the coding sequence GTGCCGACCGACAACGCCGCCGCCTGGGACCGCCACTCCGCCGCCTACCAGGAGGGCGCCGACCTGGCGACCGACGTGGTGCACTACGGCCCCGACATCGCCACCGAGGCGGAGCTGCGCCTCTGCGGCACCGTGTCCGGCAAGCGGGTGCTCGAGCTCGGCTGCGGCGGCGCGCAGTGCTCGATCGCCTTCGCCAAGCAGGGCGCCAACGCCGTGGGCGTCGACTTCTCGGCCGAGCAGCTGGCCTTCGCCCGACGCCTCGTCGAACGGGAGGAGGTGAAGGTCGAGCTCCACCACGGCGACCTCGCCGACCTGGCCTTCATCCGGGGCGATCAGATCGACCTGGCCTTCTCGGCCTACGCCTTCGGGTTCGTCGAGGACCTCGACCGGGTGTTCCGGCAGGTGCACCGGGTGCTGAAGCCGGAGGCACCCCTGGTCTTCTCGCTGCCCCACCCCGCCTACGACATGATCGACGACCAGTCCGACCCGGCCCTCCTGGTGCGCCGCTCCTACTTCGACCACTCCCCCATCGACTACGAGTGGGGTGGCGTGGCCTTCACCGACTATCGCCACACGGTCGGCGACCTCTTCACGTCGCTCGGACGGGCCAACTTCCGGGTCGACACCATCCTCGAGCCGGAGCCGCTGCCGGGCGGGCCCCGGAGCCAGCACTGGCACGACGCCTTCCGCTACGTGCCGCGCACCCTGATCATGCGAGCTCGCAAACAGGGGATCTAG
- a CDS encoding inositol-3-phosphate synthase: MKSIKLAIAGVGNCASSLLQGLEYYKDADPADEVPGLMHVDLGGYHIRDIELVCAFDVDATKVGIDASKAIFSGQNNTIKFSPVGHLGVTVQRAPTLDGFGKYYKETCEESPHEPVDVTQALRDSGADVLVSYLPVGSEAAQKMYAQACLDAGVAFVNAIPVFIASDPEWAQRFTDAGIPIVGDDIKSQVGATIVHRMLARLFEDRGMVLDRTYQLNVGGNMDFKNMLERDRLESKKISKTQSVTSQLDNGIDADDVHIGPSDHVPWLDDRKWAYIRLEGRNFGDAPLNVELKLEVWDSPNSAGVIIDALRCAKIAMDRGQGGPVEGASAYFMKSPPVQHHDDVAHRMVEAFAADVPFEG; encoded by the coding sequence ATGAAGAGCATCAAGCTCGCCATCGCCGGCGTGGGCAACTGCGCCAGCTCCCTGCTGCAGGGCCTGGAGTACTACAAGGACGCCGACCCGGCCGACGAGGTGCCCGGCCTCATGCACGTCGACCTCGGCGGCTACCACATCCGCGACATCGAGCTGGTGTGCGCCTTCGACGTCGACGCCACCAAGGTCGGCATCGACGCCAGCAAGGCCATCTTCTCGGGCCAGAACAACACCATCAAGTTCAGCCCCGTCGGCCACCTGGGCGTCACCGTCCAGCGCGCCCCCACCCTCGACGGCTTCGGCAAGTACTACAAGGAGACCTGCGAGGAGAGCCCGCACGAGCCGGTCGACGTGACCCAGGCCCTGCGCGACTCCGGCGCCGACGTGCTCGTCTCCTACCTCCCGGTGGGCTCCGAAGCCGCCCAGAAGATGTACGCCCAGGCATGCCTCGATGCCGGCGTCGCCTTCGTGAACGCCATCCCCGTGTTCATCGCCTCCGACCCCGAGTGGGCCCAGCGCTTCACCGACGCCGGCATCCCCATCGTGGGCGACGACATCAAGAGCCAGGTGGGCGCCACCATCGTCCACCGCATGCTTGCCCGCCTCTTCGAAGACCGCGGCATGGTGCTCGACCGCACCTACCAGCTCAACGTGGGCGGCAACATGGACTTCAAGAACATGCTCGAGCGCGACCGCCTCGAGTCGAAGAAGATCTCCAAGACCCAGTCGGTCACCAGTCAGCTCGACAACGGCATCGACGCCGACGACGTGCACATCGGCCCCTCCGACCACGTGCCCTGGCTCGATGACCGCAAGTGGGCCTACATCCGCCTCGAGGGCCGCAACTTCGGCGACGCCCCGCTCAACGTCGAGCTCAAGCTCGAGGTGTGGGACTCCCCCAACTCGGCGGGCGTGATCATCGACGCCCTCCGCTGCGCCAAGATCGCCATGGACCGAGGCCAGGGCGGCCCGGTCGAGGGCGCCAGCGCCTACTTCATGAAGAGCCCGCCCGTGCAGCACCACGACGACGTGGCCCACCGCATGGTCGAGGCCTTTGCCGCAGACGTGCCGTTCGAGGGCTGA
- a CDS encoding DUF5318 family protein, translating to MAFRPQAIQGAAPGTPGEVDYRLARQSVISEFRKGRLARHEVCDAHPELVRAARNVGEESSQECPICEDANVVLVSYVFGPRMPAHGRCVTTKAEMARLRRSAGDLACYVVEVCPDCSWNHLARTFLVTPARSRPSAPSA from the coding sequence GTGGCGTTCCGCCCTCAGGCCATCCAAGGTGCAGCACCCGGCACCCCGGGTGAGGTCGACTACCGCCTGGCCCGCCAGTCGGTGATCTCGGAGTTCCGCAAGGGCCGCCTGGCCAGGCACGAGGTGTGCGACGCTCACCCTGAGCTCGTGCGGGCGGCCCGCAACGTCGGAGAGGAGTCGAGCCAGGAGTGCCCGATCTGCGAGGACGCCAACGTGGTGCTCGTCTCCTACGTGTTCGGGCCGCGGATGCCGGCCCACGGTCGGTGCGTGACGACGAAGGCGGAGATGGCGCGCCTGCGCCGGAGCGCCGGCGACCTGGCCTGCTACGTGGTCGAGGTCTGTCCCGACTGTTCGTGGAACCACCTGGCCCGGACCTTCCTGGTGACCCCGGCTCGCTCGAGGCCCTCGGCCCCCTCCGCCTGA
- a CDS encoding PilT/PilU family type 4a pilus ATPase, with the protein MSTTAPEVVEFDDDAEIDVLLEHLCRLQGSDLHIKAGSPPYVRVDGRLQQLPYAKLKPPDIERMAFAILPPARRAEFDLTNEADFALGVHRLGRFRVNVYRQRGSVAMVLRRVLIGIPSFEALGLPPAARTLAEEPRGLVLVTGPTGSGKTTSIASMIDHINATRMVNIVTIEDPIEVIHQDKSSLVSQREIGSDTEGFAQAMRRVLRQDPDVIFVGEMRDPETVSAALSAAETGHLVLSTLHTSSTVETINRIVDFFPSHQHRQIRQTVATSLRGVLSQRLLERSDGTGRIPAVEVLVNTGRVFDRIIDPSASGDSIDEIIADGEWYGMQTFDQSLLGLIRDGLVEQRDAMGVATNPHDLRIALQRAGIANST; encoded by the coding sequence GTGAGCACCACCGCGCCCGAGGTCGTCGAGTTCGACGACGACGCCGAGATCGACGTCCTGCTGGAGCACCTGTGCCGCCTCCAGGGCTCCGACCTGCACATCAAGGCCGGCTCGCCGCCCTACGTGCGCGTCGATGGTCGCCTGCAGCAGCTGCCCTACGCCAAGCTCAAGCCGCCTGACATCGAGCGGATGGCCTTCGCCATCCTCCCTCCGGCCCGCCGCGCCGAGTTCGACCTCACCAACGAGGCCGACTTCGCCCTCGGGGTCCACCGCCTGGGCCGCTTCCGCGTCAACGTCTACCGCCAGCGGGGCTCGGTGGCCATGGTGCTGCGCCGGGTGCTCATCGGCATCCCCAGCTTCGAGGCCCTGGGCCTGCCCCCGGCGGCTCGCACGCTCGCCGAAGAGCCCCGCGGCCTGGTCCTCGTCACCGGGCCCACCGGCTCCGGCAAGACGACCTCGATCGCCTCGATGATCGACCACATCAATGCCACCAGGATGGTCAACATCGTCACCATCGAGGACCCCATCGAGGTCATCCATCAGGACAAGAGCTCTTTGGTGAGCCAGCGGGAGATCGGCTCCGACACGGAGGGCTTCGCCCAGGCCATGCGCCGGGTGCTGCGCCAGGACCCCGATGTCATCTTCGTGGGCGAGATGCGCGACCCGGAGACCGTCAGCGCAGCCCTCTCCGCCGCCGAGACCGGCCACCTCGTCCTCTCGACCCTGCACACCTCGAGCACCGTCGAGACCATCAACCGCATCGTCGACTTCTTCCCGTCGCACCAGCACCGACAGATCCGCCAGACGGTCGCCACCTCGCTGCGGGGGGTCCTCAGCCAGCGCCTGCTCGAGCGCTCCGACGGCACGGGGCGAATCCCGGCGGTGGAGGTCCTCGTCAACACCGGCCGGGTCTTCGACCGGATCATCGACCCGTCGGCCTCCGGTGACTCGATCGACGAGATCATCGCCGACGGCGAGTGGTACGGGATGCAGACCTTCGACCAGAGCCTCCTCGGCCTCATCCGCGACGGCCTGGTGGAGCAGCGGGACGCCATGGGGGTGGCCACCAACCCCCACGACCTCCGCATCGCCCTGCAGCGCGCCGGCATCGCCAACAGCACCTGA
- a CDS encoding GNAT family N-acetyltransferase gives MRGLDVVRRGPERLRVGPWRGDARVAYLAPVSETPPPTADMVRWCCSLLARRGYAEVVTGALAAPEREGFVAAGFEVREELHLLSHDLDDLPSLVPRPVVPLRRGWRTDRGRALEVDALAFSPFWQLDTSGLTEALHATPVSRFRVAGRNPLTGYAVSGLAGRQGYLQRVAVDPAAWGRGHGRALVLDGLHWMRRRGARRAVVNTQVGNGRALDLYERLGFDLQPSGLAVLARRLPDRELTG, from the coding sequence GTGCGTGGGCTCGACGTCGTGCGACGGGGGCCGGAGCGGCTCCGGGTGGGGCCCTGGCGTGGTGACGCCCGGGTCGCCTACCTGGCGCCCGTGTCCGAGACCCCCCCGCCCACCGCCGACATGGTGCGGTGGTGCTGCTCCCTGCTCGCGCGGCGCGGCTACGCCGAGGTCGTGACCGGCGCCCTGGCCGCACCGGAGCGGGAGGGCTTCGTGGCGGCCGGCTTCGAGGTCCGCGAGGAGCTCCACCTCCTGAGCCACGACCTCGACGACCTCCCATCGCTCGTCCCTCGGCCGGTGGTGCCGCTTCGGCGCGGGTGGCGAACCGACCGCGGCCGTGCGCTCGAGGTCGACGCGCTGGCCTTCAGCCCGTTCTGGCAGCTCGACACCTCGGGGCTGACGGAGGCCCTGCACGCCACGCCCGTCTCCCGGTTCCGGGTCGCAGGCCGAAACCCCCTCACCGGCTACGCGGTGTCGGGCCTCGCCGGACGGCAGGGCTACCTCCAGCGCGTCGCCGTCGACCCCGCCGCCTGGGGCCGAGGCCATGGGCGAGCCCTGGTGCTCGACGGGCTGCACTGGATGCGCCGACGTGGCGCCCGGCGGGCGGTGGTCAACACCCAGGTGGGCAACGGCCGAGCCCTCGACCTCTACGAGCGTCTCGGGTTCGACCTGCAACCATCCGGCCTCGCCGTCCTCGCACGGCGGCTCCCGGACCGGGAGCTGACCGGGTGA
- a CDS encoding PadR family transcriptional regulator has product MIELAILGVLKDADLHGYELKKRLREILGPLSTVSFGSLYPALTRLESQGAVKAVAAGVTQGPTIPMTGSFAGEAAAFRAARRKATRGPRNKKVYGITDVGERQLCERIADPADDERTFPVKLAFCRWCDPTTRLDLLQRRRATLAGRLSEREGTTAARGERLDRYVRSLLEHDTESTVRDIAWLDRLIASEVADHDDPTAAPTSPAPGDPTTTPDPGDHLEGTTT; this is encoded by the coding sequence GTGATCGAGCTCGCCATCCTCGGGGTCCTCAAGGACGCCGACCTCCACGGCTACGAGCTGAAGAAGCGCCTCCGCGAGATCCTCGGCCCCCTGTCGACGGTCTCGTTCGGCTCCCTGTATCCGGCGCTGACCCGGCTCGAGTCCCAGGGAGCGGTCAAAGCGGTCGCCGCCGGGGTCACCCAGGGGCCGACCATCCCCATGACGGGCTCCTTCGCCGGCGAGGCGGCGGCGTTCCGTGCCGCCAGGCGCAAGGCCACCCGGGGCCCCCGCAACAAGAAGGTGTACGGGATCACCGACGTCGGCGAGCGCCAGCTCTGCGAGCGCATCGCCGACCCCGCCGACGACGAGCGGACCTTTCCCGTCAAGCTCGCCTTCTGCCGCTGGTGCGACCCGACCACCCGCCTCGACCTCCTCCAGCGCCGTCGAGCCACGCTCGCCGGCCGCCTCTCCGAGCGAGAGGGCACCACCGCCGCCCGGGGCGAGCGCCTCGACCGCTACGTGCGCTCCCTCCTGGAACACGACACCGAGTCCACCGTCCGGGACATCGCCTGGCTCGACCGCCTCATCGCCAGTGAGGTCGCCGACCACGACGACCCGACCGCAGCACCCACGTCGCCCGCCCCGGGCGACCCCACGACCACGCCCGACCCGGGCGACCACCTGGAAGGAACCACCACATGA
- a CDS encoding CCA tRNA nucleotidyltransferase — MVPDRLQPILDEVRPLAERFGREGKRAYLVGGAVRDLLLGREAAEIDLDLTTDALPDEIEAIVRPWADAVWLQGKRFGTIGCRKDGRDVEITTHRADAYDPASRKPDVRFSDDVEVDLSRRDFTVNAMALRLPTGPGDVAPELVDPFGGAADLAALRLRTPLSPEESFADDPLRMLRAARFIAGYGLVPDDDLVAAVRDLHDRLEIVSSERIRDELDKLVVVERPGPGLWFLVETGLAEEFLPELPGLALEQDPIHHHKDVLAHTIAVVEKTRPERIVRLAALFHDVGKPKTRSFGPRGKVTFHHHEVVGARMTRERMQALRYAADDIEDVTRLVEMHLRFHTYKMGWTDAAVRRYVRDAGHLLDELNELTRCDCTTRNRRRAAELAARMDTLEERIEELRAQEELAAMRPELDGRQVMEHLGVDPGPVIGQALDFLLELRLDEGLIGEDEARRRLETWWTEQAK; from the coding sequence GTGGTCCCCGACCGGCTGCAGCCGATCCTCGACGAGGTGCGCCCCCTGGCCGAGCGGTTCGGGCGGGAGGGCAAGCGCGCCTACCTGGTGGGCGGCGCCGTACGGGATCTCCTCCTCGGCCGCGAGGCGGCGGAGATCGACCTCGACCTGACCACCGACGCCCTGCCGGACGAGATCGAGGCGATCGTGCGGCCCTGGGCCGACGCCGTGTGGCTGCAGGGCAAGCGCTTCGGGACCATCGGCTGTCGCAAGGACGGCCGCGACGTGGAGATCACCACCCACCGGGCCGACGCCTACGACCCCGCCTCCCGGAAGCCCGACGTCCGCTTCTCCGACGACGTCGAGGTCGACCTCTCCCGCCGCGACTTCACCGTCAACGCCATGGCCCTTCGCCTGCCGACCGGGCCCGGCGACGTCGCCCCGGAGCTGGTGGACCCCTTCGGAGGGGCCGCCGACCTGGCGGCCCTGCGCCTGCGCACGCCCCTCTCCCCCGAAGAGTCCTTCGCCGACGACCCGCTGCGCATGCTGCGGGCCGCCCGCTTCATCGCCGGCTACGGACTGGTGCCCGATGACGACTTGGTGGCGGCCGTGCGCGACCTCCACGACCGCCTCGAGATCGTCTCCTCCGAGCGCATCCGCGACGAGCTCGACAAGCTCGTGGTCGTCGAGCGCCCCGGCCCCGGGCTGTGGTTCCTGGTTGAGACGGGCCTGGCGGAGGAGTTCCTCCCCGAGCTGCCGGGCCTCGCCCTCGAGCAGGACCCCATCCACCACCACAAGGACGTGCTGGCACATACCATCGCCGTGGTCGAGAAGACCCGGCCCGAGCGCATCGTGCGACTGGCTGCTCTCTTCCACGACGTGGGCAAGCCCAAGACCCGCTCGTTCGGTCCTCGCGGCAAGGTCACGTTCCACCACCACGAGGTCGTCGGCGCCCGCATGACCCGCGAGCGGATGCAGGCGCTTCGCTACGCCGCCGACGACATCGAGGACGTCACGCGACTCGTCGAGATGCACCTGCGGTTCCACACCTACAAGATGGGCTGGACCGACGCCGCCGTCCGCCGCTACGTCCGCGACGCCGGCCACCTCCTGGACGAGCTCAACGAGCTCACCCGCTGCGACTGCACCACCCGCAACCGGCGACGGGCAGCCGAGCTGGCGGCACGGATGGACACGCTCGAGGAGCGGATCGAGGAGCTGCGCGCCCAGGAGGAGCTGGCGGCCATGCGCCCTGAGCTCGACGGGCGCCAGGTGATGGAGCACCTCGGTGTCGACCCCGGCCCGGTCATCGGCCAGGCGCTCGACTTCCTCCTCGAGCTCCGCCTCGATGAGGGACTCATCGGCGAAGACGAGGCCCGAAGACGCCTAGAGACCTGGTGGACCGAGCAGGCGAAATGA